A stretch of the Aegilops tauschii subsp. strangulata cultivar AL8/78 chromosome 4, Aet v6.0, whole genome shotgun sequence genome encodes the following:
- the LOC109733705 gene encoding uncharacterized protein isoform X1 → MASMPNTTVLATSLEGMKTHGEVFKMKLLMYLISAVFAPTTSLRPSNKCFPILAKLKDVKNMNWCKFIADFLHDAFSNKMCQKGCRLHLMLMYVDRLDLSTVDFTEIGGPPHPHKFVVSAWRYDAVKAVLAVDRISDTKYGKLQVSSAVFLAQHS, encoded by the exons ATGGCATCCATGCCTAATACGACTGTGCTGGCAACTTCACTGGAGGGCATGAAAACCCATGGCGAGGTATTTAAGATGAAGCTGCTCATGTACTTGATCTCAGCTGTCTTTGCGCCTACCACATCTCTTCGCCCAAGCAACAAGTGCTTCCCTATCCTG GCAAAGCTGAAAGACGTTAAGAACATGAATTGGTGTAAATTCATCGCGGACTTCCTACATGATGCATTCTCAAATAAGATGTGCCAAAAGGGCTGTCGCTTGCACCTAATG CTCATGTACGTCGATCGTCTTGATTTGTCAACTGTCGACTTTACTGAGATAGGAGGCCCGCCGCATCCACATAAGTTTGTTGTCTCTGCGTGGAGGTATGATGCTGTCAAGGCTGTGCTTGCCGTAGACAGGATATCTGATACAAAATATGGGAAACTGCAGGTTAGTTCTGCTGTCTTTCTTGCACAACATTCTTGA
- the LOC109733705 gene encoding uncharacterized protein isoform X2, giving the protein MASMPNTTVLATSLEGMKTHGEVFKMKLLMYLISAVFAPTTSLRPSNKCFPILAKLKDVKNMNWCKFIADFLHDAFSNKMCQKGCRLHLMLMYVDRLDLSTVDFTEIGGPPHPHKFVVSAWRYDAVKAVLAVDRISDTKYGKLQSRETSS; this is encoded by the exons ATGGCATCCATGCCTAATACGACTGTGCTGGCAACTTCACTGGAGGGCATGAAAACCCATGGCGAGGTATTTAAGATGAAGCTGCTCATGTACTTGATCTCAGCTGTCTTTGCGCCTACCACATCTCTTCGCCCAAGCAACAAGTGCTTCCCTATCCTG GCAAAGCTGAAAGACGTTAAGAACATGAATTGGTGTAAATTCATCGCGGACTTCCTACATGATGCATTCTCAAATAAGATGTGCCAAAAGGGCTGTCGCTTGCACCTAATG CTCATGTACGTCGATCGTCTTGATTTGTCAACTGTCGACTTTACTGAGATAGGAGGCCCGCCGCATCCACATAAGTTTGTTGTCTCTGCGTGGAGGTATGATGCTGTCAAGGCTGTGCTTGCCGTAGACAGGATATCTGATACAAAATATGGGAAACTGCAG